One part of the Sciurus carolinensis chromosome 4, mSciCar1.2, whole genome shotgun sequence genome encodes these proteins:
- the LOC124983314 gene encoding olfactory receptor 6C2-like has translation MKNHTITTFFLLGLTDDPKLQIPIFVFLFLTYMLSVTGNLTIIFLTLLDPHLKTPMYFFLQNFALLEISFTSACIPRYLYNIATGDRSITYNICVTQVFFTDVFGVIEFFLLAIMSYDRYVAICKPLHYVTIMSSRVCRTLVLCCWTAGLWIILPPLTLFLNLKFCDSNVIDYFFCDASPILKISCSDTWLIEQLVIVCAVLTFILTLVCVVLSYIYIIKTILKFPSAQQRKRAFSTCSSHMIVVSITYGSCIFIYVKPSAKESVAINKGVAVLMTSIAPMLNPFIYTLRNKQVRQAFSASFKKIVLISKRKENDQI, from the coding sequence ATGAAAAACCACACAATAACAACCTTCTTTCTGTTGGGACTAACAGATGACCCTAAACTTCAGATTCCaatttttgtgtttctatttctCACTTACATGTTAAGTGTAACTGGGAATCTGACCATTATATTCCTCACTTTATTGGACCCACACCTTAAaacacccatgtactttttcctacAGAATTTTGCCTTATTAGAAATTTCATTTACATCTGCTTGTATCCCTAGATATTTGTACAACATAGCAACTGGTGACAGGTCGATTACTTATAATATTTGTGTGACTCAAGTGTTTTTTACTGACGTCTTTGGAGTAATAGAATTTTTCCTTCTGGCCATTATGTCctatgatcgctatgtggccatctgcaaaccccTGCACTATGTCACCATCATGAGCAGCAGAGTCTGCAGGACGCTAGTCCTTTGCTGCTGGACAGCAGGTTTGTGGATCATACTCCCACCACTTACTCTCTTcctaaatttgaaattttgtgaTTCAAATGTTATTGATTACTTTTTCTGTGATGCCTCTCCTATCTTGAAGATTTCATGCTCGGACACATGGCTCATAGAGCAGTTAGTGATTGTCTGTGCTGTGCTGACCTTCATTCTGACCCTTGTGTGCGTTGTTCTGTCCTACATATACATCATCAAGACCATCCTAAAATTCCCCTCTGCCCAGCAAAGAAAAAGGGCCTTTTCCACCTGTTCTTCTCACATGATTGTGGTGTCCATCACCTATGGAAGCTGCATCTTCATTTATGTCAAACCTTCAGCAAAGGAATCTGTAGCGATCAATAAGGGTGTGGCGGTGCTAATGACGTCCATTGCTCCCATGTTGAACCCATTCATTTACACTCTGAGAAACAAGCAGGTGAGACAAGCCTTCAGTGCCTCCTTCAAAAAAATTGTCTTGAtctcaaagaggaaagaaaatgatcaaatatag